From Microbacterium sp. CGR2:
CTTCCGCCGTTTGACGATGTCATCGCGACCGACCCGGTCGCGCTGTCCTACATCATGAACGCGACAGGGCCGATCCCTCTTGAGACCGGCGAGACGCTCACGAGTGAGAATGCCGTTCCCTTGCTGCTCAACGAGGTGTACTTCAAGTATGGGGATGGAAGCGACCAGAATCCGCAGGACCTCTTCTTCGCCTCAGCAGCCGCACAGATCTTCGCGAAGATCACGTCGGGCGTCGACAACCCGCTCGCTTTCTTTGATGCCCTAGGGAAAGCGAGCGACGAGGGGCGTATGAAGATCTGGTCGTCGAACCCCGAAATCGGGGACATGATCTCTGGAACCAAACTCTCAGGTACGCTTCCCACTACGAACGCAGACAAGACGGTCGCCGGAGTGTTCTTCAACGACACGACTGGTGCAAAGACCGACTACTACGCAGACGCGAGCGTGGTGTCGAGCACGAATCAGTGCACCTCGTCCGGTGCGCCGGAGTTCGCGCAAACGATCACACTTGCGAACAACATCACGCCGGAGCAGGCCGCAGACCTCCCCTACTTCATCACAGGACCGCACTACCAACCCGGCCTCATTGCGACCGACGTCGTTGTATACACTCCGGTCGGCGCGACGATCGAGTCGTGGAAGGTAGACGGGGCACAGAGCGCCACACTGGTGTCTGAGGGAACGCATCTCGGACGCTCCGCCGTTCGCATCAGCGTCATTCTCACGCCTCAGACCGCGGCGACCATCAGCGTCGCCATGAAGGGCGCCGAAGGAACGACGGGTGGCGAGTACGGGGCCTACGACGTGTGGACGACCCCAATGGTGCGAGATACCCCCGTGACCCTGGAGCCCTCCAGCTGCGGCTGATCGGAAAGCGCTCGGGTCGACCACCGCAGTTGCGCGCGGAACACCCCGTCGGTAGACGAGAACGGTGAGGCCGACCCAGTCGGGTGCTGGTGTTACGCAGCGCCCGGCAGCTCGGCCTCTACTGGCGCAGAAGTGTAACGCTTCCGATTGAGGGCCGGTCTCTCGACGAGGTGCCACGACGCGAACGCGATCAGGCCAGAGATGAGCATCACGCCGACGACGAGAAGAGTGCCGTCGACCGCCCACTCGCGAGCGCCCCACGTGACGAGGTAGTTCACCACGATCATGTGCCAGATGTAGACACTGAAGCTGAGATCGCCGATGCGCGCTGTGAACCGACCCAGCACTTGGGGGCCGTTGTAGCCGAACCAAATCACCGCGTAGGAGAGAGGAACGGCAGCAATTGCGTTCGCGATGAAAGATGCCCCCGTATCCATGGGAAGTTTCGCGATAGCGAAGTAGAGGACAACGGCGGCGACGGCGATCCAGCCGCTCTCCTTCACCTTCGGCCAGAAATATGACCAGGCAATGCCGATCGCGAACCACCACAGGTATGGTGCGAAAGTGACGCCGAAAACCTTCCATGCCAGCGATGCGGTAGAAGTCGCCCCCGCAAGCCCATAAGCGATTACGCCCAACGCTGCCACCGAAAGCAAAGCCGATAGCATCCAGCGTCGCCCCTTCCACGCGGCGAACAGAACTATGGCAGGGACGATCACGTAGAAGGACACTTCGACCGGGATCGTCCAGAGGCTCCCGTTGATGACACCGATTCCGAAGTCATCCAGCATCGGCGGTGACCACACCGGGATGAGAAGCAAGTTCGACGCGGCGAACGCCGCGAACTGCACGGACAGCAGCTGTCCGGATGCGACGATTCCGGTCGCGAGCAGCAACAGCACAAGAACGGCGAAGTATGCGTAGATCGCCGGAAGGATTCGGAGTGCTCGGTTTCGGTAGAAATCCCGCCACGGTCGGTTCCGAGTGTGAGCGTTCGCGCCTGAGCGATAGACCATCATTCCGGAGAGGATGAAGAACATCGCAACCCCGCCGTTGAACCAGAGACTGTCGCTCGGGTGGTGCCACAAGAACGCGGCATCGAGGTGGTGCACGGAATGTTCGACGACGACCGAGAGGGCTGC
This genomic window contains:
- a CDS encoding DUF4012 domain-containing protein — translated: MVLVIAVAAALSAVAASKALSVRDALTPAVPIASGIPAKVLAGDVEGAAADAASLKKLSTEAVAFTEGDDWRLAEMVPGVGQNLAAVRTAAESIDEVADFSVESLPDLDLTAFRPVDGAIDLTAIHRLEGVVTAGANAFAGVSARIDAADRTFLLPPVVEALETLDAAVAGVDETLGTLSPILEVLPGALGEGAPRTYLLMFQGNSELRAAGGNPAALALVTATDGRIELTTQATSVQFANARPESIAPLDAETEHLYSDIIGRWIPNMTATPDFPTTVEIMRAWWADEGLPPFDDVIATDPVALSYIMNATGPIPLETGETLTSENAVPLLLNEVYFKYGDGSDQNPQDLFFASAAAQIFAKITSGVDNPLAFFDALGKASDEGRMKIWSSNPEIGDMISGTKLSGTLPTTNADKTVAGVFFNDTTGAKTDYYADASVVSSTNQCTSSGAPEFAQTITLANNITPEQAADLPYFITGPHYQPGLIATDVVVYTPVGATIESWKVDGAQSATLVSEGTHLGRSAVRISVILTPQTAATISVAMKGAEGTTGGEYGAYDVWTTPMVRDTPVTLEPSSCG
- a CDS encoding acyltransferase; this encodes MRSNSVELVAESARRQNTFDFLRLVAALSVVVEHSVHHLDAAFLWHHPSDSLWFNGGVAMFFILSGMMVYRSGANAHTRNRPWRDFYRNRALRILPAIYAYFAVLVLLLLATGIVASGQLLSVQFAAFAASNLLLIPVWSPPMLDDFGIGVINGSLWTIPVEVSFYVIVPAIVLFAAWKGRRWMLSALLSVAALGVIAYGLAGATSTASLAWKVFGVTFAPYLWWFAIGIAWSYFWPKVKESGWIAVAAVVLYFAIAKLPMDTGASFIANAIAAVPLSYAVIWFGYNGPQVLGRFTARIGDLSFSVYIWHMIVVNYLVTWGAREWAVDGTLLVVGVMLISGLIAFASWHLVERPALNRKRYTSAPVEAELPGAA